From the genome of Deltaproteobacteria bacterium, one region includes:
- a CDS encoding thiazole synthase, with product MKDPFVLAGKEYHSRLIVGTGKYKDFAENKRAVEASGAEIVTVAVRRVNITDPNKENLLDYIDPKKYTILPNTAGCYTAEDAVRTCRLAREAGVGNMVKLEVIGDQRTLFPDIPGTLEAAKVLIKEGFIVLPYVLDDPISCKKLEDIGCAAVMPLAAPIGSGLGIRNPYNLRIILEHSKIPVIVDAGVGTASDAAVALEMGCDAVLMNTAIAEAKDPILMAEAMRLGVEAGRKAYLAGRMPKKLYASASSPMDGRIE from the coding sequence ATGAAAGATCCGTTTGTCCTCGCTGGCAAAGAATATCACTCGCGGCTCATTGTTGGTACCGGGAAGTACAAAGATTTCGCCGAAAACAAACGTGCAGTCGAAGCGTCTGGCGCTGAGATTGTCACTGTCGCCGTGCGGCGCGTGAACATCACCGACCCGAATAAAGAAAATCTGCTCGATTACATTGATCCAAAGAAGTACACTATCTTGCCCAACACTGCAGGCTGCTACACCGCCGAGGACGCAGTGCGCACTTGTCGCCTGGCACGTGAGGCCGGCGTTGGCAACATGGTCAAACTCGAAGTGATCGGTGACCAACGCACCTTGTTCCCTGACATTCCAGGAACGCTCGAAGCCGCCAAGGTTCTCATCAAAGAGGGCTTCATCGTGCTTCCCTACGTGCTGGATGATCCGATCTCTTGCAAGAAACTGGAGGATATTGGGTGTGCCGCAGTAATGCCGTTGGCAGCGCCGATTGGTTCGGGTCTGGGCATTCGCAATCCATATAATCTACGTATCATCCTCGAACATAGTAAGATACCGGTGATTGTCGATGCTGGAGTCGGAACAGCATCTGATGCAGCTGTTGCATTAGAAATGGGCTGTGATGCCGTGCTAATGAACACCGCCATTGCCGAGGCTAAAGATCCAATCTTGATGGCAGAAGCGATGCGGCTTGGTGTTGAAGCGGGTCGCAAAGCCTATCTGGCCGGACGCATGCCGAAGAAGCTGTATGCGTCAGCGTCGAGCCCAATGGATGGGCGGATTGAATAA
- the thiS gene encoding sulfur carrier protein ThiS produces MTVTLNGEERTCREGSTIADLVDELGLGKKRIAVEVNRDILPRDEYVTYRIQPGDHIEIVHFVGGG; encoded by the coding sequence ATGACGGTAACACTCAACGGTGAAGAGCGAACCTGCCGTGAAGGCAGCACAATTGCAGACTTGGTCGACGAACTTGGGTTAGGAAAGAAACGCATTGCCGTTGAAGTCAACCGTGACATTCTCCCCCGCGACGAGTATGTGACGTATCGAATTCAGCCTGGAGATCACATCGAAATCGTGCACTTTGTTGGTGGGGGATAA
- the purH gene encoding bifunctional phosphoribosylaminoimidazolecarboxamide formyltransferase/IMP cyclohydrolase yields the protein MATVRRALISVSDKRGVVEFAKGLAALGIEILSTGGTAKSLGDAGVPVVPVENFTGFPEMLDGRVKTLHPKIHAGILHRREDPAHVQTMQTHGLKAIDLVVVNLYPFEQTVARPDCSFADAIENIDIGGPSLLRAAAKNHADVGIITDPEDYPSILQTLQTQGGLSAEQKLVLAKKAFRMTARYDGAIADYLGSLDAEGKRVPFGETLHLQYAKVQDLRYGENPHQSAAFYRRREINESCIANARQLQGKELSFNNIVDANAAFELLKEFDEIAAVAIKHTNPCGVATSTTSLADAFRKARACDPVSIFGGIVGLNREVDEETAQEVLNLYKEGFIEILLAPQYSPQALELLASSKRLLNIRLMEIPTITNPQPERFEVKSVVGSMLLQDRDFGRVRVEDCQVVTKRKPTAEEYRALHFAWRVTKHVKSNAIVLARDGQVIGVGAGQMSRVDSAKIAVSRARDLGLDPKGTVIGSDAFFPFPDGLEVCARAGATAAIQPGGSLRDKEVIAAADDNGMAMIVTGMRHFRH from the coding sequence ATGGCTACAGTTCGTCGTGCACTTATTAGTGTGAGCGACAAGCGTGGAGTTGTCGAGTTCGCCAAAGGCTTGGCTGCACTTGGTATCGAGATTCTTTCTACAGGTGGAACAGCAAAGTCTCTCGGCGATGCTGGGGTGCCAGTCGTTCCAGTCGAGAACTTCACTGGCTTTCCAGAGATGCTTGATGGCCGTGTCAAAACCCTACACCCAAAGATTCATGCTGGCATTCTGCATCGACGCGAAGACCCAGCCCATGTGCAGACGATGCAAACGCACGGCTTGAAAGCGATCGACTTAGTTGTCGTTAACCTCTATCCCTTTGAACAGACCGTTGCTCGACCAGACTGCTCTTTTGCTGATGCGATTGAGAACATCGACATCGGCGGCCCGTCGTTGTTACGCGCTGCAGCAAAAAACCACGCTGACGTTGGCATCATCACCGATCCAGAGGATTACCCGAGCATCTTACAAACGTTGCAAACACAAGGGGGATTATCTGCAGAACAGAAACTGGTATTAGCCAAAAAGGCGTTTCGCATGACTGCTCGTTACGATGGTGCGATTGCAGATTATCTCGGTAGTCTTGATGCTGAAGGTAAACGCGTGCCCTTTGGTGAAACTCTGCATCTGCAATATGCCAAGGTGCAAGACCTTCGCTACGGTGAGAACCCGCATCAGTCCGCAGCTTTCTACCGTCGACGTGAGATCAACGAGTCCTGCATCGCCAACGCGCGGCAACTGCAAGGCAAAGAACTCTCGTTTAACAACATCGTCGATGCCAATGCTGCCTTCGAGTTGCTCAAAGAATTCGATGAGATTGCCGCCGTTGCAATTAAGCATACCAACCCCTGTGGTGTCGCAACCTCGACCACTTCTCTCGCTGATGCGTTTCGTAAAGCGCGTGCGTGCGATCCGGTGTCGATCTTCGGTGGTATTGTTGGTCTGAATCGCGAGGTTGATGAAGAAACCGCGCAGGAAGTTCTTAACCTCTACAAAGAAGGCTTCATCGAGATTTTGCTGGCACCGCAGTATTCCCCACAAGCGCTTGAACTCCTTGCCTCCTCGAAACGATTACTCAACATTCGCCTGATGGAAATTCCCACTATCACCAATCCGCAACCGGAACGGTTTGAAGTGAAGTCAGTGGTCGGTAGCATGTTACTACAGGATCGCGATTTTGGTCGCGTGCGGGTCGAAGACTGTCAAGTTGTCACCAAAAGAAAGCCGACCGCGGAGGAATATCGCGCGTTGCACTTTGCTTGGCGGGTAACCAAACATGTGAAATCAAATGCCATCGTTCTCGCGCGGGATGGCCAAGTCATCGGCGTCGGCGCTGGACAAATGAGTCGAGTGGACTCTGCCAAAATTGCTGTCTCGCGTGCGCGTGACCTTGGACTCGATCCCAAGGGAACAGTCATTGGCTCTGATGCCTTCTTCCCCTTTCCGGATGGACTTGAAGTCTGCGCACGCGCAGGTGCAACTGCAGCAATTCAGCCCGGTGGCAGTTTACGAGACAAAGAAGTAATCGCTGCTGCAGATGATAATGGCATGGCAATGATTGTTACTGGGATGAGGCATTTCAGACATTAA
- the purD gene encoding phosphoribosylamine--glycine ligase — translation MKVLVIGSGGREHALVWKLRQSPRVSKIYCAPGNAGISELAELVPLQPEDIHGLRRFAAQEYIGLTVVGPEVPLSLGLVDEFEAHGLRAFGPNKQAAQLEVSKAFAKDLMRREHVPTAYFGSFTDPDEALRYVDEVGAPIVVKADGLAAGKGVIICATTREAHEAINEIMCGRIFGNAGDRVVVEEFLEGEEASFLAFTDGQTVLPLSSAQDHKRVFDDDQGPNTGGMGAYSPAPIVTPAVTERVMQEVMYPIVTGLQRRGITYKGILYAGLMINKDTLKVLEFNVRFGDPECQPLMLRLKSDLVDVMDAVIEQRLADISLLWDERPAVCVVLASGGYPGKYETGQIISGLESLHHWNDGVVFHAGTAFSNHQYVTKGGRVLGVTATGHDIRNAISTAYAGVQKITWLNMHYRRDIGQRAVQHLTDKPLS, via the coding sequence ATGAAAGTCCTCGTTATCGGCAGCGGCGGTCGTGAACACGCACTGGTGTGGAAACTCCGGCAGAGTCCGCGCGTCAGCAAAATTTACTGTGCACCGGGTAACGCTGGCATCAGTGAGCTAGCGGAACTCGTTCCTCTGCAACCAGAGGATATTCACGGACTGCGTCGCTTCGCCGCACAAGAGTACATTGGCCTGACTGTTGTTGGACCAGAAGTACCATTGAGCTTAGGCTTGGTCGACGAATTCGAAGCGCACGGCTTGCGTGCATTTGGCCCAAATAAACAAGCAGCTCAACTCGAAGTGAGTAAAGCGTTTGCTAAAGATCTGATGCGACGTGAACACGTGCCCACCGCATACTTTGGCAGCTTTACTGATCCAGACGAAGCCCTACGTTATGTTGATGAGGTCGGTGCCCCTATTGTTGTCAAAGCCGATGGTCTCGCGGCAGGGAAAGGCGTCATCATCTGCGCGACTACTCGTGAAGCGCACGAAGCAATCAACGAGATTATGTGCGGTCGGATCTTTGGTAACGCGGGGGACCGTGTGGTCGTGGAAGAATTTCTCGAAGGAGAAGAAGCCTCATTTTTGGCCTTTACGGACGGGCAGACAGTGCTGCCTTTATCATCAGCGCAAGATCACAAGCGCGTGTTTGATGACGACCAAGGGCCGAATACTGGTGGCATGGGTGCCTATTCGCCAGCACCGATTGTTACCCCAGCAGTCACTGAACGGGTTATGCAGGAAGTGATGTATCCCATCGTCACAGGTTTACAACGCCGTGGGATTACCTACAAAGGGATTTTGTACGCCGGGCTCATGATCAATAAAGACACACTGAAAGTATTGGAGTTTAACGTTCGTTTCGGTGACCCCGAGTGCCAGCCACTGATGCTCCGCCTCAAGAGTGACCTCGTAGACGTCATGGACGCAGTCATTGAGCAACGCTTGGCGGATATTTCACTGCTCTGGGACGAGCGCCCGGCAGTGTGTGTTGTTCTTGCCTCTGGGGGATATCCGGGAAAGTATGAAACCGGGCAAATCATTTCTGGGCTTGAGTCATTGCACCACTGGAACGATGGAGTTGTGTTTCATGCGGGCACTGCCTTTTCTAATCATCAGTATGTCACCAAGGGCGGCAGAGTCCTGGGCGTAACTGCCACTGGCCACGATATTCGTAATGCAATCTCAACCGCCTATGCAGGGGTACAAAAAATAACCTGGCTCAACATGCATTATCGCCGAGACATTGGCCAACGCGCCGTGCAGCATCTCACTGACAAACCCCTTTCCTAG
- a CDS encoding DUF1015 domain-containing protein, with the protein MALIRPFRGIRYNPAITGDLSQLASPPYDVISREQQTELHLRSPYNAIHVDLSQDPDRYGSAAQRFREWQQQHVLVPDTEPSLYFYAQEFTLKDGVKRRRLGVFAALKLEEFSSGVVRPHERTFEGAKKDRLALLTACQAHLSSVFCVYGKRDWSLAQVAGHALSAPPLASFTDEHDVTHTLWRTSNPALIAAVAEGIAPESLIIADGHHRYETALRYRQERAAQGRASDNEPYDYVLAFLTNAYDEGLVILPTHRLLKNTTIPSPQNLQAVLKRDFRIARYALDKAGDFLAALRAPGPERRIGCVVAGASHYWLLSFDDRVTAGMPLSIPLRALDVTVLHEVILTRFFGLPAELQKQALSYTIDEEEALRGVAERRTQAAFLLNPTPFEQVVAVCEQGETMSQKSTYFYPKLLTGLVFYQL; encoded by the coding sequence ATGGCACTTATTCGTCCGTTTCGCGGGATACGGTATAATCCCGCCATTACTGGAGATCTCAGCCAACTTGCCTCTCCCCCCTATGATGTGATTTCTCGTGAGCAACAAACTGAGCTGCATCTGCGCAGCCCGTATAATGCGATTCACGTCGATTTGAGTCAGGACCCGGATCGGTACGGATCAGCCGCCCAGCGGTTTCGCGAGTGGCAACAACAGCACGTGCTCGTACCAGACACAGAACCGTCACTCTACTTCTATGCGCAAGAATTTACACTCAAAGATGGGGTGAAACGTCGACGACTCGGTGTATTCGCTGCGCTAAAACTTGAAGAGTTTTCTTCTGGTGTTGTACGACCGCATGAACGGACCTTTGAGGGTGCGAAGAAAGATCGGCTCGCGCTCCTTACCGCCTGCCAGGCTCACCTCAGTTCAGTCTTCTGTGTGTACGGCAAGCGCGACTGGTCGTTAGCGCAGGTTGCAGGCCATGCACTTTCAGCCCCTCCGCTTGCATCATTTACCGATGAGCATGACGTGACTCATACGCTATGGCGAACTTCAAACCCTGCACTGATCGCTGCAGTTGCAGAAGGCATCGCTCCAGAGTCATTGATTATTGCCGACGGGCATCATCGTTACGAAACCGCGCTACGCTATCGTCAAGAACGCGCAGCTCAGGGCCGAGCGAGTGACAATGAACCGTATGATTACGTGTTGGCTTTTTTGACCAATGCCTATGATGAAGGGCTGGTGATTCTTCCAACCCATCGACTGTTAAAAAACACCACGATCCCAAGCCCGCAGAATCTCCAGGCAGTCCTGAAGCGAGACTTTCGTATTGCCCGGTATGCGCTCGATAAGGCCGGGGATTTCCTTGCTGCCCTTCGTGCACCAGGGCCAGAGCGGCGGATTGGCTGCGTAGTCGCCGGGGCAAGTCACTATTGGTTATTGTCGTTTGACGATCGCGTTACCGCCGGGATGCCGTTGTCGATTCCCCTGCGTGCACTTGATGTCACCGTCTTGCACGAAGTGATCCTGACACGATTTTTTGGCCTGCCTGCAGAACTGCAAAAACAAGCCCTTTCGTACACCATCGATGAAGAAGAGGCCCTACGTGGAGTTGCTGAACGTCGAACCCAAGCGGCGTTTCTCCTCAATCCCACACCGTTTGAGCAGGTTGTCGCGGTGTGTGAGCAAGGGGAGACGATGTCGCAAAAATCGACCTACTTCTACCCCAAGCTACTCACCGGGCTGGTGTTCTATCAGTTATAA
- a CDS encoding RNA-binding protein, whose product MGAPREDTRRPFSPSSSSGGGSDRPASSAVRTSGVRLFVGNLPYTATNAELEKLFSESGKVTSVSIMMDRATGQSKGFAFVDMGSKDEASAAIKRFDGREALGRILKVNEARPPERRPGGFSGGGRR is encoded by the coding sequence ATGGGGGCTCCTCGGGAAGATACCCGCCGTCCCTTCTCACCGAGTTCTTCTTCCGGTGGTGGAAGTGACCGTCCTGCGTCTTCGGCAGTTCGTACGTCAGGTGTACGACTCTTCGTCGGCAATTTGCCCTACACGGCAACGAATGCAGAACTCGAAAAACTTTTCTCTGAATCCGGAAAAGTGACTTCTGTGAGCATCATGATGGATCGGGCAACTGGTCAGTCAAAAGGGTTTGCCTTCGTTGACATGGGATCGAAAGACGAGGCCTCCGCTGCGATTAAACGCTTTGATGGGCGTGAGGCACTGGGACGAATCTTGAAAGTGAACGAAGCGCGACCACCAGAGCGTCGCCCCGGTGGTTTTTCTGGTGGCGGGCGACGCTAG
- a CDS encoding RNA-binding protein, whose product MAMKLFVGNLPFSTTPAELESLFGQVGAVSSVNIITDKFTGRSRGFGFVEMTNNDEAQNAIERFNGHEMQGRPLTVNEAKPQEPRSGGGGRGGFGGGGGGGGGGGRGGRGGFGGGGGRGGDRGDRERRW is encoded by the coding sequence ATGGCAATGAAGTTGTTCGTGGGAAATTTGCCCTTTAGTACGACCCCCGCAGAGCTCGAGTCGCTTTTCGGTCAGGTCGGTGCGGTTTCGTCCGTGAACATTATCACAGATAAGTTTACTGGCCGCTCTCGGGGTTTTGGTTTTGTTGAAATGACCAATAATGACGAGGCACAGAACGCGATCGAACGCTTTAATGGGCACGAAATGCAGGGCCGTCCGTTAACGGTGAATGAGGCGAAACCTCAAGAGCCCCGCTCCGGTGGTGGTGGCCGTGGTGGTTTTGGTGGCGGCGGTGGTGGCGGTGGTGGCGGTGGTCGTGGTGGTCGTGGTGGCTTTGGTGGCGGCGGTGGCCGTGGTGGTGACCGCGGCGATCGTGAGCGTCGTTGGTAA
- a CDS encoding GTP-binding protein, which translates to MRLQASCCREKRQSRKTRTVAPLFFASFHAVQHKAMDEVKERIVFSEGGRIPVHLISGFLGSGKTTLLQNLLDYCLAHGRKPAIMMNEYGEVNIDGELLRGQGYTVREMTNGCICCTIGGTLGLALVDVVAYKPDVIFIEATGLADPIELIDQATKEEVLPLVRVASLVAVLDPVNFAHFAEVVHSGIRQQTELADFVVVNKCDLASPSMLDDIAAQVRAINPRAVLFYTERGRIAYEQLLSHAGEIPRPSERTPLVAVHDHFHTMTVLCAQPFVRAQFEKCVRSFPATVWRAKGFVRFTDSPEQWMFQFVNGDFDIEWIDLLPEPPEHLVVIGKGFDRDALRHALLACT; encoded by the coding sequence ATGAGGCTACAAGCTTCATGCTGTAGGGAAAAAAGACAAAGCAGAAAAACAAGAACTGTTGCCCCACTTTTCTTTGCATCTTTTCATGCAGTACAACATAAGGCTATGGACGAGGTGAAAGAGCGTATTGTCTTTTCGGAAGGTGGTCGCATTCCGGTCCATCTGATCTCGGGATTTCTTGGCAGTGGGAAAACCACTCTCCTGCAAAATCTGCTTGACTATTGCCTGGCGCATGGGCGTAAGCCTGCCATCATGATGAACGAATATGGCGAAGTGAACATCGATGGAGAACTCTTGCGTGGGCAGGGATACACAGTCCGTGAGATGACCAATGGTTGTATCTGTTGCACGATCGGAGGAACGCTAGGACTCGCCTTAGTCGATGTTGTTGCGTACAAACCTGATGTGATTTTCATCGAAGCGACCGGGCTGGCCGACCCCATTGAGCTTATTGATCAAGCGACGAAAGAAGAGGTCCTCCCGCTTGTGCGTGTTGCTTCACTGGTTGCGGTTTTAGATCCGGTGAATTTCGCCCATTTTGCTGAAGTCGTCCATTCCGGTATTCGCCAGCAAACGGAACTTGCCGATTTCGTGGTGGTAAACAAATGCGATCTCGCCTCACCGTCGATGTTGGATGATATTGCGGCGCAAGTACGAGCCATCAATCCGCGAGCAGTGCTCTTCTACACGGAACGCGGGCGCATCGCGTACGAGCAATTGTTAAGTCATGCTGGGGAAATTCCTCGTCCGAGTGAGCGAACTCCTTTAGTTGCCGTGCATGATCATTTTCATACTATGACGGTTCTCTGTGCGCAGCCTTTTGTGCGAGCACAGTTCGAGAAATGCGTACGTTCATTCCCGGCGACAGTGTGGCGTGCTAAGGGATTTGTCCGTTTTACTGATTCACCGGAACAGTGGATGTTCCAATTCGTGAACGGGGACTTTGATATTGAATGGATTGATCTTCTCCCTGAGCCTCCAGAACACCTGGTGGTCATTGGCAAGGGGTTTGACCGTGATGCGCTGCGTCATGCGCTACTGGCATGTACGTAA
- a CDS encoding ATP-dependent helicase — MNEDTRPQKYVLESETELTQPRRFLIDYQAELNPSQYEAAITHKGPMLVLAGAGSGKTRTLVFRVARMVEEGIDPSSILLMTFTRRAAEEMLERAGALLGAQCDRVTGGTFHSFANTVLRRYAQLLGFANSFTILDRGDSEDVINLIRSRLGLEKKERRFPKKQTIMEIVSLSANKMCSVAETLDDQYPHLFSELEELQQIDRMYRQYKHERSLLDYDDLLTKLNDLLHSHTEVADRLSHSFRYIMVDEYQDTNRLQADIIRALAHAHDNVMAVGDDAQSIYSFRGATVRNILEFPKLFPGAKIVKLEENYRSTQPILDLSNQIIVGAKDQYTKNLFTKRDKGVKPVLVEAESERYQSRFIAQKILELREQGVPLTEMAVLFRSSFHSFDLELELAKRNLPFIKRGGFKFIETTHVKDVLAHLRIIANPQDAVSWNRVILLLEGIGPKGAEKILAHVTAGESPAQQLVTYPGKGVIGDELRRLSDLLMEVNAPESKPAEQMEAVVRYYQPILKRNHRDDAPKRQKDLEHFIAITERYTSLEKLLADMALEPPNNSVGDVLATEREEEGLLTLSTIHSAKGLEWHSVFVIWATEGRFPSLYNKNDDEIEEERRLMYVAVTRAKEKLFISYPINVFDKATGMVLSKPSRFLDGLSRKIIEPVFLMEDDDSRDNAWRSNRYENGGGANSHFGSGNRFGNNNRVGSSRPSGGSWQPPRKRTW; from the coding sequence GTGAACGAAGATACGCGTCCGCAAAAGTATGTGCTAGAGTCCGAAACTGAATTAACCCAACCTCGACGGTTTCTCATTGACTACCAGGCAGAACTGAATCCCTCACAATACGAAGCGGCAATTACCCATAAAGGTCCGATGCTCGTGCTCGCTGGCGCGGGGAGTGGGAAAACTCGCACTCTTGTCTTTCGTGTTGCCCGCATGGTTGAGGAAGGAATTGATCCCTCATCAATCCTGCTGATGACGTTTACTCGTCGTGCAGCCGAGGAAATGTTGGAACGCGCGGGAGCGTTACTGGGTGCGCAGTGTGATCGTGTTACTGGTGGCACCTTTCATTCGTTTGCTAATACCGTCTTGCGTCGTTACGCGCAGCTGCTCGGGTTCGCCAATTCTTTTACCATTTTAGATCGTGGCGATTCCGAGGATGTCATTAATCTCATCCGTTCTCGTCTTGGCCTAGAGAAAAAAGAGCGCCGCTTTCCCAAAAAGCAAACGATTATGGAAATTGTCAGCCTCTCGGCCAACAAGATGTGTAGTGTGGCCGAGACCCTGGATGATCAATATCCCCACTTATTCTCTGAACTCGAAGAGTTGCAGCAAATTGACCGGATGTATCGTCAGTATAAACACGAGCGTAGCTTGCTGGATTATGATGACCTGCTGACGAAGTTAAATGATTTGCTGCACAGTCACACCGAAGTCGCCGATCGCTTGTCGCACAGTTTTCGGTACATCATGGTCGACGAATATCAGGACACTAATCGCCTGCAGGCGGATATTATTCGTGCCCTTGCCCACGCTCATGACAATGTCATGGCCGTTGGTGACGATGCGCAGTCGATTTACAGCTTTCGTGGTGCGACGGTGCGCAACATTCTCGAATTTCCCAAGCTCTTCCCTGGAGCCAAGATCGTTAAACTCGAAGAGAATTATCGCAGCACCCAGCCGATTCTTGATCTCTCCAATCAAATTATTGTTGGCGCGAAAGATCAATACACCAAGAATCTCTTCACTAAACGGGATAAAGGAGTGAAGCCGGTTCTGGTTGAAGCTGAGAGCGAGCGCTATCAGTCGCGCTTTATCGCGCAGAAAATTTTGGAATTGCGAGAACAAGGCGTACCGCTGACAGAAATGGCCGTGCTCTTTCGCTCGAGTTTTCATTCGTTCGATCTCGAATTAGAGTTAGCGAAACGTAATCTGCCATTCATCAAACGTGGTGGGTTCAAGTTTATTGAAACGACGCACGTAAAAGACGTGCTCGCCCATCTACGTATTATTGCCAATCCACAAGATGCAGTATCGTGGAACCGCGTGATTCTCTTACTTGAAGGGATTGGGCCGAAAGGCGCAGAGAAAATCTTAGCACACGTAACCGCCGGGGAGAGCCCTGCCCAACAGTTGGTGACCTATCCTGGTAAAGGAGTGATTGGCGACGAGTTGCGGAGGCTGTCGGATCTTCTTATGGAAGTGAACGCGCCAGAGTCGAAACCAGCCGAACAAATGGAAGCGGTAGTGCGATACTACCAGCCGATTCTCAAACGCAATCATCGCGATGATGCCCCCAAGCGACAGAAAGACCTTGAGCATTTTATCGCCATCACTGAACGGTATACGAGTTTGGAGAAATTACTGGCTGACATGGCGTTGGAACCACCCAACAATAGCGTGGGAGATGTGCTCGCCACCGAACGTGAAGAAGAAGGGTTGCTCACGCTTTCCACTATCCACTCGGCAAAAGGTTTGGAGTGGCACTCAGTGTTTGTTATCTGGGCGACCGAAGGACGCTTTCCGTCGTTGTACAACAAAAACGATGATGAAATCGAAGAAGAGAGGCGTCTCATGTATGTAGCCGTGACGCGCGCGAAAGAGAAGCTGTTTATTTCCTATCCCATCAATGTCTTCGACAAAGCAACTGGCATGGTGTTGAGTAAACCGTCACGTTTTCTCGACGGTCTGTCGCGCAAAATCATCGAGCCGGTCTTCTTAATGGAAGACGATGACAGTCGCGACAACGCCTGGCGCTCCAATCGTTATGAAAACGGTGGAGGTGCAAACAGCCACTTTGGCAGCGGGAATCGTTTCGGCAACAATAACCGGGTTGGTTCAAGCCGACCAAGCGGCGGCAGTTGGCAACCGCCGCGCAAACGGACGTGGTAA
- a CDS encoding alpha/beta fold hydrolase — MRQVQRTAGPVSIAYEKHGNGPLVVFLHGIGGNRTNWYEQLDQFGDRFCAVTWDARGYGASDDPPQTLKFSDYADDLNRLLDHFKAERAHLVGLSMGGMIIQDFYDRYSQRVATLSLVDTSAGFGVASEEAKRDFLARRLDPLEKGMTPADIAPGVVQVLAGKSASEAARAKLIASLSALRAGPYKQALHAIVTTDFRSVLPKITVPTLVIVGDEDVVTPPPASDFLVANIRGAELVTIPQAGHLTNIEKPEAFKSALRPFLEQHAQRASVVTI; from the coding sequence ATGCGCCAAGTACAACGTACCGCTGGTCCTGTATCGATAGCCTATGAAAAGCACGGCAACGGCCCGCTAGTTGTGTTTCTGCACGGCATCGGTGGGAATCGTACCAATTGGTATGAACAGCTTGATCAATTTGGTGATCGCTTTTGTGCAGTGACGTGGGATGCACGTGGCTATGGCGCGAGTGATGATCCTCCGCAAACCTTGAAATTCAGCGATTATGCCGATGATCTCAATCGTCTACTGGATCACTTCAAAGCTGAACGCGCTCATCTGGTTGGCTTGTCGATGGGCGGGATGATTATCCAAGATTTCTATGATCGCTATTCACAACGGGTCGCGACGTTATCACTAGTTGATACCTCTGCGGGCTTTGGTGTTGCCTCAGAAGAAGCCAAACGCGACTTCCTTGCTCGTCGACTCGATCCACTAGAAAAGGGCATGACTCCCGCAGATATCGCTCCTGGTGTCGTACAAGTCTTGGCGGGGAAAAGCGCCTCTGAAGCTGCAAGAGCGAAGCTTATCGCCTCACTTTCTGCGTTACGAGCCGGTCCGTACAAACAAGCGCTACATGCGATTGTTACCACCGACTTCCGCTCGGTGTTGCCCAAGATCACCGTGCCGACCTTGGTTATTGTCGGCGATGAAGATGTCGTCACGCCACCACCAGCGTCAGATTTTCTGGTTGCCAATATTCGTGGCGCAGAGTTAGTCACAATCCCGCAAGCCGGACATCTCACCAACATCGAAAAACCCGAAGCGTTCAAATCTGCGCTACGTCCGTTCCTGGAACAGCATGCCCAGCGAGCATCGGTTGTGACAATATAG